One segment of Gilliamella sp. ESL0441 DNA contains the following:
- a CDS encoding nuclear transport factor 2 family protein, translated as MKNKELVENYYKDVFINGNVDKIPVYIAENYIQHNPQVEDGQAGFIKFFKNFIKTKPKIEIINVSCEGNMVYVFYKCSLPDGTINKVCDIYRVESNKIVEHWDVIESHVEKIKSVNHNSLF; from the coding sequence ATGAAAAACAAAGAGTTAGTTGAGAACTATTATAAAGATGTGTTTATCAATGGTAATGTAGATAAAATCCCAGTTTATATTGCAGAAAATTATATTCAACACAATCCCCAGGTTGAAGATGGTCAAGCTGGTTTTATTAAATTTTTTAAAAACTTCATTAAAACAAAACCTAAGATTGAAATTATTAATGTTAGCTGTGAAGGTAATATGGTTTACGTTTTTTATAAATGCTCATTGCCAGACGGAACCATAAATAAAGTTTGCGATATTTATCGTGTTGAGAGCAATAAGATAGTTGAACATTGGGATGTAATAGAATCTCATGTTGAAAAAATTAAATCTGTTAACCATAACAGCCTTTTTTAA